The Paraburkholderia sp. SOS3 genome includes a region encoding these proteins:
- a CDS encoding DUF2894 domain-containing protein, translating into MSDVRDTAPLPLTVSNDAACVDAQAMLDRWRAAGDDRVDPLRFASLDALARRIAKLSPSAGGAWRRLLDARLAALVAAYADEVGSRREGVEAQGEASEHAAQAAQAAQAAQPELNSEPKAQAEPTARSGHADTHRDTSLAALTASLNGRPDRADALSDSLLYFQAMWSKLSAGRQLRQSLAQVPGNAGPLNSNRLMHRALSLMNELSPEYLQQFLSYAQTLSALGELVGGGSAGAAEEPRAESAPGSRHAKGAKPVARRKSKSN; encoded by the coding sequence ATGAGTGACGTTCGCGACACCGCGCCGCTGCCTCTTACTGTGTCGAACGATGCAGCCTGTGTCGACGCGCAGGCGATGCTCGACCGATGGCGCGCCGCGGGCGACGATCGCGTCGACCCGCTGCGCTTTGCGTCGCTCGATGCGCTTGCGCGGCGCATCGCGAAGCTGTCGCCGTCGGCAGGCGGTGCATGGCGGCGATTGCTCGACGCACGGCTTGCGGCGCTGGTCGCGGCTTACGCGGACGAGGTCGGGAGCCGGCGCGAAGGCGTCGAAGCGCAAGGGGAAGCGTCGGAACACGCGGCACAAGCGGCACAAGCGGCACAAGCGGCACAACCAGAACTCAATTCGGAACCCAAGGCGCAAGCAGAGCCAACAGCGCGATCGGGCCACGCCGACACGCATCGCGACACCTCGCTTGCAGCTTTGACCGCTTCCCTGAACGGACGCCCCGATCGCGCCGATGCGCTTTCCGACTCGCTGCTGTATTTTCAAGCGATGTGGTCGAAGCTCAGTGCGGGCCGGCAGTTGCGCCAGTCGCTCGCGCAGGTGCCCGGTAACGCCGGTCCGCTCAATTCGAACCGCCTCATGCATCGTGCGCTGTCGCTGATGAACGAGTTGTCGCCCGAATACCTGCAACAGTTTCTGTCGTATGCGCAAACGCTGTCGGCGCTTGGCGAGCTCGTCGGCGGCGGGAGCGCAGGCGCCGCCGAGGAACCGCGTGCGGAAAGCGCGCCGGGCAGCAGGCACGCAAAAGGCGCGAAGCCGGTGGCGAGGCGCAAGTCGAAGTCCAACTGA
- a CDS encoding OmpA family protein, which translates to MSEEIDVGVEPGAPIWAAFGDLMSVLVGAFVLILVSVIGVQFELSSRLEKEVQQHKADAQRREALEQALSAPLAAGRVTLVNGRIGISGNLLFALNSDQLQPQGRELLKSLAVPLAAYLHLNDEILMVSGFADDQQVRAGNRRFADNWELSAQRALTVTRALIDDGVPAKSVFAAAFGSEQPVGSNADAEGRAKNRRVEIAPVPRQAASNGKPQ; encoded by the coding sequence ATGAGCGAGGAGATCGATGTCGGCGTCGAGCCGGGCGCGCCGATCTGGGCCGCGTTCGGCGATCTGATGTCGGTGCTCGTCGGCGCGTTCGTGCTGATTCTCGTCAGCGTGATCGGCGTGCAGTTCGAACTGTCGAGCCGGCTCGAAAAGGAGGTGCAGCAGCACAAGGCCGACGCGCAACGGCGCGAGGCGCTCGAACAGGCGCTTTCGGCGCCGCTCGCGGCGGGACGCGTGACGCTCGTGAACGGGCGCATCGGCATCAGCGGCAATCTGCTGTTCGCGCTGAACTCGGACCAGTTGCAGCCGCAGGGGCGCGAGTTGCTGAAGTCGCTCGCCGTGCCGCTCGCCGCGTATCTGCATCTGAACGACGAGATCCTGATGGTGAGCGGCTTTGCAGACGATCAGCAGGTGCGTGCGGGCAATCGCCGTTTCGCCGACAACTGGGAACTGTCGGCGCAGCGCGCATTGACGGTGACGCGGGCACTGATCGACGACGGCGTGCCGGCGAAATCGGTATTCGCGGCGGCGTTCGGCTCCGAGCAGCCGGTCGGTTCGAATGCGGATGCCGAGGGCCGCGCGAAGAACCGCCGCGTCGAGATCGCGCCGGTGCCGCGCCAGGCGGCGAGCAACGGCAAGCCGCAATGA
- a CDS encoding DUF802 domain-containing protein — MFRYRIHLAVFVVGLAAVLWVAIRYAATNPLALVVALLIGACYVTGALELYRYQQATDTLIAAVAELDATPPHLGAWLERLHPSLRGAVRLRVEGERAGLPGPALTPYLVGLLVLLGMLGTLLGMAATLRGTGAALDSATDLQAVRASLAAPVRGLGFAFGTSIAGVATSAMLGLLSALCRRERIKAAQQLDAKIATVLRVFSPAHQREETFRLMQRQAEAMPALLDGLHTLMGALEQHSAATSERQLASQQQFHAKTELVYARLANSVEQSLRQSVGEHARAVGAAIEPVVETTLASLARDTTALHERVAQATQQQMEGLSRGFASTAEHVAGTWTGALDAQRASNDALAERMSATLERFAANADTRTAKLLDDVASQLAASAASLSQSWSGALAQHAQTHDGLAVRHEAAMKAVSQSWSDALAQHVQTHDALATRHEAATAAALQSWSDALAQHARTHDALATRQEAAMSAAAATFETATGAAAERIESHTASLVERVDASHAALQAQFVAADEKRLAAWAASLDETASALSREWAEAGTQHAARQQQICDTLAATAREIAERAQAQARGTLDEIARLVSAASEAPKAAADVIGELRKSLSESMVRDTAMLEERTRLLQTLETLLDAVNHASTEQRAAIDGLVSSSATLLERVGEQFSGTVETEAHKLDIAAAQVATSAIEMASMGDAFGTAVASFSEANGKLMTHLERIERALDKSLARSDEQLAYYVAQAREVIDLSVMSQKQIMEDLQHLAGARAS, encoded by the coding sequence ATGTTCAGATACCGGATCCATCTCGCCGTCTTCGTGGTCGGCCTTGCCGCCGTGCTGTGGGTCGCCATCCGCTATGCGGCCACGAATCCGCTCGCGCTCGTCGTCGCGCTGCTGATCGGCGCGTGCTACGTCACGGGCGCGCTCGAGCTATATCGCTATCAGCAGGCCACGGACACCTTGATCGCAGCCGTCGCCGAACTCGACGCGACGCCGCCGCATCTCGGCGCGTGGCTCGAGCGTCTGCATCCGAGTTTGCGCGGCGCGGTGCGGCTGCGCGTCGAAGGCGAGCGCGCGGGTCTGCCGGGCCCGGCGCTGACCCCGTATCTGGTCGGCCTGCTCGTGCTGCTCGGCATGCTCGGCACATTGCTCGGCATGGCCGCGACCTTGCGCGGCACCGGCGCCGCGCTCGACTCCGCAACCGATCTGCAAGCGGTGCGAGCGTCGCTTGCGGCACCGGTGCGCGGCCTCGGTTTCGCGTTCGGCACGTCGATCGCGGGCGTGGCCACGTCGGCCATGCTGGGCCTGCTGTCGGCGCTATGCCGCCGCGAGCGCATCAAGGCCGCGCAGCAGCTCGACGCGAAGATCGCGACCGTGCTGCGCGTGTTTTCGCCCGCGCATCAACGCGAGGAAACGTTCCGGCTCATGCAGCGCCAGGCCGAGGCGATGCCGGCGCTGCTCGACGGTCTGCACACGCTGATGGGCGCGCTCGAACAGCACAGCGCCGCCACCAGCGAGCGGCAACTGGCGAGCCAGCAGCAGTTTCATGCCAAGACCGAGCTGGTGTATGCGCGGCTTGCGAACTCGGTCGAGCAGTCGCTGCGGCAGAGTGTCGGCGAGCATGCGCGCGCAGTCGGCGCGGCGATCGAGCCCGTCGTCGAGACGACGCTTGCGAGCCTCGCGCGCGACACGACGGCGCTGCACGAACGTGTGGCGCAAGCCACGCAGCAGCAGATGGAAGGCCTGTCGCGCGGCTTTGCCTCGACCGCCGAGCACGTTGCCGGCACATGGACCGGCGCGCTCGACGCGCAACGCGCCTCGAACGATGCGCTTGCCGAGCGCATGAGCGCGACGCTCGAACGCTTCGCCGCGAACGCCGATACACGCACTGCGAAACTGCTCGACGATGTCGCCTCGCAACTCGCCGCGTCGGCGGCAAGTCTTTCGCAGAGCTGGAGCGGCGCACTCGCGCAGCACGCGCAAACGCACGACGGCCTCGCCGTACGTCACGAAGCCGCGATGAAGGCGGTTTCGCAGAGCTGGAGCGACGCGCTCGCGCAGCACGTGCAAACGCACGACGCGCTGGCGACACGTCATGAAGCGGCGACGGCCGCGGCTTTGCAGAGCTGGAGCGATGCGCTCGCGCAGCACGCGCGAACGCACGATGCGCTCGCCACGCGTCAGGAAGCGGCCATGAGCGCGGCCGCTGCGACCTTCGAGACGGCAACCGGTGCCGCCGCAGAGCGGATCGAGTCGCATACGGCGTCGCTCGTCGAACGTGTCGATGCCTCGCATGCCGCATTGCAGGCGCAGTTCGTCGCCGCCGACGAAAAGCGCCTTGCCGCGTGGGCGGCCTCGCTCGACGAGACGGCCTCGGCGCTGTCGCGCGAATGGGCCGAGGCCGGCACGCAGCACGCGGCGCGCCAGCAGCAGATCTGCGACACGCTGGCCGCCACCGCGCGCGAGATCGCCGAGCGCGCGCAGGCGCAGGCGCGCGGCACGCTCGACGAGATCGCGCGGCTCGTGAGCGCGGCGTCGGAAGCACCGAAGGCCGCCGCCGATGTGATCGGGGAGTTGCGCAAGAGCCTGTCGGAAAGCATGGTGCGCGACACGGCGATGCTCGAGGAACGCACGCGTCTGCTGCAAACGCTCGAGACGCTGCTCGACGCAGTCAATCACGCGTCGACCGAACAGCGCGCGGCCATCGACGGGCTCGTGTCGAGCTCGGCGACGCTGCTCGAGCGTGTCGGCGAGCAGTTCTCGGGCACGGTGGAAACCGAGGCGCACAAGCTCGATATCGCCGCCGCGCAGGTCGCGACCAGCGCGATCGAAATGGCGAGCATGGGCGATGCGTTCGGCACGGCCGTCGCGTCGTTCAGCGAAGCGAACGGCAAGCTCATGACGCATCTCGAGCGCATCGAGCGTGCGCTCGACAAGTCGCTTGCGCGCAGCGACGAACAGCTCGCGTACTACGTCGCGCAGGCGCGCGAAGTCATCGATCTGAGCGTGATGTCGCAGAAGCAGATCATGGAAGACCTGCAGCATCTGGCCGGAGCGCGCGCGTCATGA
- a CDS encoding DUF3348 family protein has protein sequence MQLPQRMPYGGAPLVRVLARMTQTGVPASDVSLLDRLSQWLGWTDAIALSSALDAAAPASASAPGPVVAAPGPDGDATVATLEAALCARTRATLTEAIESIESTIDAHDAGRGGSNAWRAGPATPGRGVTTHLRGRLPVQVQPRADLESRARADAEAVDFAWFRQVYHTQQQSMEHAIGELRGRLRTMLATRSERHARLALVDATMERALGARERGVLAAVPALLETYFKRLRDTAHAEQLAATQAATQAATQAATQAASASWLDTFRADMRAVLLAELDVRFQPVEGLLAALRAS, from the coding sequence GTGCAGCTTCCGCAGCGCATGCCCTACGGCGGCGCGCCGCTCGTCCGCGTGCTGGCACGTATGACGCAGACCGGCGTCCCCGCTTCCGATGTCTCGTTGCTCGACCGGCTTAGCCAATGGCTTGGCTGGACGGACGCCATTGCGCTGTCCAGCGCGCTCGACGCCGCCGCGCCCGCATCCGCGTCCGCGCCCGGGCCCGTCGTTGCCGCACCGGGCCCGGACGGCGACGCGACGGTGGCGACGCTCGAGGCGGCGTTGTGCGCGCGCACGCGCGCCACGCTGACCGAGGCGATCGAATCGATCGAATCGACGATCGATGCGCACGACGCGGGGCGCGGCGGTTCGAATGCATGGCGCGCAGGCCCAGCGACGCCCGGGCGCGGCGTTACGACGCACCTGCGGGGGCGGTTGCCCGTGCAGGTGCAGCCTCGGGCAGACCTCGAATCACGCGCTCGGGCCGATGCCGAGGCCGTCGACTTCGCCTGGTTTCGTCAGGTTTATCACACGCAGCAGCAGTCGATGGAACACGCCATCGGCGAATTGCGCGGCCGGCTGCGCACGATGCTGGCCACGCGCAGCGAACGCCACGCGCGCCTCGCGCTTGTCGATGCGACGATGGAGCGCGCGCTCGGCGCACGCGAGCGCGGCGTGCTCGCGGCTGTGCCGGCGCTGCTCGAAACGTATTTCAAGCGGCTGCGCGACACGGCTCATGCGGAGCAGCTGGCCGCAACACAGGCCGCAACACAGGCCGCAACACAGGCCGCAACACAGGCCGCCAGCGCGTCCTGGCTCGACACGTTCCGCGCGGACATGCGCGCAGTGCTGCTCGCGGAGCTCGACGTTCGTTTCCAACCGGTCGAAGGGCTGCTCGCCGCGCTTCGCGCCAGCTGA
- a CDS encoding cytochrome c oxidase assembly protein: MSLLSLFDPWEPSLSLVVVIAAAAILFARGARRIRVSVVRQAAFWLGLALFYVALHTRLDYYAEHQFFVHRLQHLVLHHLAPLIMMAAYPCGVLRAGLPLRWRAALRRWQRTRPARIAAAILLNPTFISVAFVVSVVFWLIPSVQFVAMLDWRLYRLMNWSVAVSGLLYWWMLLDHRPSPPSRTRPGLRVLSPVITMTPQILVGAIITFSSQDLYPIFTLCGRAFTSLPASLDQSLGGLIMWVPAGVLEAIGAMMALRNLMRLSASPRAAAARSARPRGGRRAAPPAAPAAAQPGASSSGQHHA, from the coding sequence ATGTCCCTGCTGAGCCTGTTCGATCCCTGGGAGCCTTCGCTCAGCCTTGTCGTCGTGATCGCAGCGGCTGCAATCCTGTTCGCACGCGGCGCGCGCCGCATCCGTGTAAGCGTCGTGCGCCAGGCGGCATTCTGGCTTGGCCTCGCGCTGTTCTATGTCGCGCTGCACACGCGGCTCGATTACTACGCCGAGCATCAGTTCTTCGTGCATCGACTGCAGCACCTCGTGCTGCATCACCTCGCGCCGCTGATCATGATGGCCGCTTATCCGTGCGGCGTGCTGCGCGCCGGACTGCCGCTGCGCTGGCGCGCCGCGCTGCGACGCTGGCAGCGCACGCGGCCGGCGCGCATCGCCGCGGCAATCCTGTTGAACCCGACCTTCATTTCAGTCGCGTTCGTCGTGTCGGTCGTATTCTGGCTGATTCCGTCGGTCCAGTTCGTGGCCATGCTCGACTGGCGCCTCTACCGCTTGATGAACTGGTCGGTGGCGGTGAGCGGTCTGCTGTACTGGTGGATGCTGCTCGATCATCGGCCGTCTCCACCGAGCCGTACGCGCCCGGGCTTGCGCGTGCTGTCGCCCGTGATCACGATGACGCCGCAAATTCTGGTCGGTGCGATCATTACGTTTTCGTCGCAGGACCTCTATCCGATCTTCACGTTGTGCGGCCGCGCCTTCACGTCGCTGCCGGCTTCGCTCGACCAGAGTCTCGGCGGTCTCATCATGTGGGTGCCCGCGGGCGTACTCGAAGCGATCGGCGCGATGATGGCGCTGCGCAATCTGATGCGTCTGTCGGCATCGCCGCGCGCCGCCGCGGCCCGATCCGCGAGGCCGCGCGGCGGGCGCCGTGCCGCGCCGCCCGCCGCGCCCGCGGCGGCCCAACCAGGCGCTTCCTCTTCGGGACAGCATCATGCTTAA
- a CDS encoding alpha/beta hydrolase, protein MLKHIATNLLDIAYEEQGDADGWPAILLHGFPYDIHAYDEVTPRLVAQGARVIVPYLRGYGPTRFLSPATMRSGEQAALGADLLALLDALRIENAVLGGYDWGGRAACVVAALYPSRVRGLVSVNGYNIQNIATAMQPDTPDKEHRLWYQYYFHSERGRAGLTQHRADFCRLLWSLWSPTWRFDDATYTRSAVAFDNPDFVEVVIHSYRHRYGLVDGDPQFSEIERRLAASPAITVPAVTLDGDADGVRPLGGREAGLKRFTGRHENRIVPRVGHNLPQEAPAAFAAAVLDVNGWAG, encoded by the coding sequence ATGCTTAAGCACATCGCCACGAACCTGCTCGACATCGCCTACGAGGAACAGGGCGACGCCGATGGATGGCCGGCCATCCTGCTGCATGGCTTTCCGTACGACATTCATGCGTACGATGAAGTGACGCCGCGCCTCGTCGCGCAGGGCGCGCGCGTGATCGTGCCGTATCTGCGCGGCTACGGTCCGACGCGTTTTCTTTCGCCGGCCACCATGCGCTCGGGCGAGCAGGCCGCGCTCGGCGCGGATCTGCTCGCGCTGCTCGACGCGCTGCGCATCGAAAACGCCGTGCTCGGCGGATACGATTGGGGCGGCCGCGCCGCCTGCGTCGTGGCTGCGCTGTATCCGTCACGCGTGCGCGGGCTCGTTTCGGTCAACGGCTACAACATCCAGAATATCGCGACGGCGATGCAGCCGGACACGCCCGACAAGGAACATCGGCTGTGGTACCAGTACTATTTCCACAGCGAGCGCGGCCGCGCCGGACTGACGCAACACCGGGCCGACTTCTGCCGGCTTCTCTGGTCGCTGTGGTCGCCGACCTGGCGCTTCGACGACGCCACTTACACGCGCAGCGCAGTCGCCTTCGACAATCCCGATTTCGTCGAGGTCGTCATCCATTCTTATCGGCATCGTTACGGACTCGTGGACGGCGATCCGCAATTCTCGGAGATCGAGCGCCGCCTTGCGGCCTCGCCGGCGATTACGGTGCCTGCGGTCACGCTCGACGGAGACGCCGACGGCGTGAGGCCGTTGGGCGGCAGGGAAGCGGGCTTGAAACGCTTCACCGGGCGCCATGAGAACCGCATCGTGCCGCGCGTCGGACATAACCTGCCGCAGGAGGCGCCCGCAGCGTTCGCGGCTGCGGTTCTCGACGTCAATGGCTGGGCTGGCTGA
- a CDS encoding AraC family transcriptional regulator yields MSDSRSAPHARAKRPAAAPSRATAVKLWRAPDVLDAVMLKGEFVGHRYPPHAHDTHCLVLITSGSVVVDIAGHVDTLRRGDIVALDADTMHAAHAGESGSWKMRVAYFLPDDLAAYTGSIGLPVRSRLDVRAAVIRDAPLAQSVYGVNWCSEVNDDPFKRSETLAFAIGHMLSVHAAHRTALPSPRVEPRVIRSVKEQLQSDLAGRFTLASLAADHALTPFVLLRAFIRSAGLSPHAYQQQARIRYAQKRLKQGAAIALVAREAGYADQAHFTRVFKQYTGVTPKSFQIALTG; encoded by the coding sequence ATGTCGGATTCCCGATCGGCGCCGCACGCGCGAGCGAAGCGGCCCGCCGCCGCGCCCAGCAGGGCGACGGCCGTTAAGTTATGGCGCGCGCCCGACGTGCTCGACGCGGTGATGCTCAAAGGCGAGTTCGTCGGGCACCGCTACCCGCCGCATGCGCACGATACGCACTGTCTCGTGCTGATCACGAGCGGCAGCGTGGTCGTCGATATCGCCGGGCATGTCGATACGTTGCGGCGCGGCGATATCGTCGCGCTCGATGCGGACACGATGCATGCGGCGCATGCGGGCGAATCGGGAAGCTGGAAAATGCGCGTCGCCTATTTTTTGCCCGACGATCTCGCGGCCTACACGGGATCGATCGGCTTGCCCGTGCGTTCGAGACTCGACGTGCGCGCGGCGGTGATTCGCGACGCGCCGCTTGCGCAATCGGTCTACGGCGTGAACTGGTGCTCGGAAGTCAACGACGATCCGTTCAAGCGCAGCGAAACGCTTGCGTTCGCGATCGGCCATATGCTTTCGGTTCATGCGGCGCATCGTACGGCGCTGCCGTCGCCGCGCGTCGAACCGCGCGTCATCCGTTCGGTGAAGGAGCAACTGCAGTCGGATCTTGCCGGCAGATTCACGCTCGCTTCGCTGGCCGCCGATCACGCATTGACGCCCTTCGTGCTGCTGCGTGCCTTCATTCGCAGCGCGGGTCTGAGCCCGCACGCGTACCAGCAGCAGGCACGCATACGCTACGCGCAGAAAAGGTTGAAGCAGGGTGCCGCGATCGCACTGGTTGCACGGGAGGCCGGCTACGCGGATCAGGCGCATTTCACGCGCGTATTCAAGCAATACACGGGCGTCACGCCCAAATCGTTTCAGATCGCGCTAACAGGCTAG
- a CDS encoding DUF2000 domain-containing protein: MKLPADHPHTTIQKVAAPRCVIVIDDALPAGKACNAAAVIALTLGERHPYLVGAPLVDAQDVHHPGLIPVGISVLKTSVGQLSKLRADALEKDFDIVGFPVQGQQTKDYAAFRDAVRAVDTRELAYLGVGIVGDNKAVRKLVSDLELMQ; the protein is encoded by the coding sequence TTGAAATTGCCAGCAGATCATCCTCACACAACCATTCAGAAGGTCGCGGCGCCGCGCTGCGTAATCGTTATCGACGATGCGCTGCCGGCCGGTAAAGCGTGCAACGCCGCGGCGGTCATCGCGCTGACGCTCGGCGAGCGGCATCCGTATCTGGTGGGCGCGCCGCTCGTCGATGCGCAGGACGTACATCATCCGGGGCTGATTCCCGTGGGAATCTCGGTGCTGAAAACATCGGTTGGGCAATTGTCGAAGCTCAGGGCCGACGCACTCGAGAAAGACTTCGACATCGTCGGCTTCCCGGTGCAGGGCCAGCAAACGAAAGACTACGCGGCGTTCAGGGATGCGGTTAGAGCCGTGGATACGCGCGAGCTTGCCTATCTGGGCGTCGGCATCGTCGGCGACAACAAGGCGGTCAGAAAGCTCGTCAGCGACCTGGAACTGATGCAATAG
- a CDS encoding class I adenylate-forming enzyme family protein produces MNAISLAATAREAAAVPTLIASLLENAVKHPDAPAIVDGDLTLAYEPFVDAAQTLAARFAELGVNRGDRVVLHLGHSHQAMIACYAALLLGAITVPLNVHLKAHELARLTRRLRPALYIGHLARHETMSEVPPDLLPIDRRFYVDRAYVDMPRAADSASADGHDRAGRSWDALMESARSTRALPQPDPDAIAMLLCTSGTTGEPKLVAHTQRSIAYGVESLKEAGFGGSSLPLAPTPLFHMPGLFRLCATLTLAQCMVLPPCVDFDGAAYLDAIERHHCTTVGLSPYGAAEMIRAQSIRARATASLRGCMVMGDACSIELQQRFEACFGVPLVVGYGMTEAPLCVVIGRSPRTVRARPGTARIVDRNGDDVPVGSPGELILDVPTLCDGYWISPGVLDAVRDAHGWYHTGDLMRADEHGDLSYVARIKEIIVRDGENIAPAEIEQTLLAHPDADDAAVVGVPDGVLGERIVGFVKLAAHAAGTSPHDVRAWMATRLAEHKLPEVVLPVERIPRTPFGKADRRVLRELARDKLGLHGARNA; encoded by the coding sequence ATGAACGCCATCTCGCTGGCCGCGACTGCGCGCGAAGCTGCCGCTGTGCCCACGCTGATTGCTTCGCTGCTCGAGAACGCCGTGAAGCATCCCGACGCGCCTGCGATCGTCGACGGCGATCTCACGCTTGCGTACGAACCGTTCGTCGACGCCGCACAAACACTTGCCGCGCGTTTCGCCGAACTCGGCGTGAACCGGGGCGACCGCGTCGTGTTGCATCTCGGCCATTCGCATCAGGCGATGATCGCCTGCTATGCCGCGCTGCTGCTCGGCGCGATCACCGTGCCGCTCAACGTCCATCTGAAGGCGCACGAACTCGCGAGGCTGACGCGCAGGCTACGGCCGGCGCTCTATATCGGCCATCTGGCCCGGCACGAGACGATGAGCGAGGTGCCGCCCGATCTGCTGCCCATCGACCGGCGTTTCTACGTCGATCGTGCATACGTCGATATGCCGCGCGCGGCCGACTCGGCATCGGCGGATGGGCACGATCGTGCGGGCCGCAGCTGGGACGCGTTGATGGAAAGCGCACGCAGCACGCGAGCCTTGCCGCAGCCCGATCCAGACGCCATCGCGATGCTGCTCTGCACGTCGGGCACGACGGGCGAGCCGAAGCTCGTCGCGCATACGCAGCGCTCGATCGCGTACGGCGTCGAATCCCTCAAAGAGGCCGGTTTTGGCGGCAGCTCGCTGCCGCTCGCACCGACGCCGCTGTTTCATATGCCGGGCCTGTTCCGTCTTTGTGCGACCTTGACGCTCGCCCAGTGCATGGTGCTGCCGCCGTGCGTCGATTTCGACGGCGCGGCCTATCTCGACGCAATCGAGCGGCACCACTGCACGACCGTTGGACTGAGCCCGTACGGCGCCGCCGAGATGATCCGGGCGCAATCGATCCGCGCTCGCGCAACCGCTTCGTTGCGCGGCTGCATGGTGATGGGCGATGCCTGTTCAATCGAGCTGCAGCAGCGTTTCGAGGCATGCTTCGGCGTCCCGCTCGTGGTCGGCTATGGCATGACCGAAGCGCCGCTGTGCGTCGTGATCGGCCGCTCGCCGCGCACGGTGCGCGCGCGGCCGGGAACCGCGCGCATCGTCGATCGCAACGGCGACGATGTGCCGGTCGGCTCGCCCGGAGAACTGATTCTCGATGTGCCGACGCTATGCGACGGCTACTGGATCTCGCCGGGTGTGCTCGACGCTGTGCGCGACGCGCACGGCTGGTACCACACGGGCGACCTCATGCGCGCGGACGAGCACGGCGACCTCAGCTATGTGGCGCGGATCAAGGAGATCATCGTGCGCGACGGCGAAAACATCGCGCCCGCGGAGATCGAGCAGACGCTGCTCGCGCATCCGGACGCCGACGACGCCGCCGTGGTCGGCGTGCCTGACGGCGTACTCGGCGAACGCATCGTCGGTTTCGTCAAACTCGCCGCGCATGCGGCCGGCACCTCGCCGCACGACGTTCGCGCATGGATGGCGACGCGGCTTGCCGAGCACAAACTGCCCGAAGTCGTGTTGCCGGTCGAGCGCATTCCGCGCACGCCGTTCGGCAAGGCCGACCGCCGCGTGCTGCGCGAACTCGCGCGCGACAAACTGGGACTGCACGGCGCACGCAACGCCTAG